The following are encoded together in the Salvia hispanica cultivar TCC Black 2014 chromosome 6, UniMelb_Shisp_WGS_1.0, whole genome shotgun sequence genome:
- the LOC125194120 gene encoding CTD small phosphatase-like protein 2-A has protein sequence MPSLKMKTTTGCLKEKVSLHVCRKSSVISKSPLSRARIPQDAEALICTQSNQDVHDAVHAHDLGRDEAIQDLGGNEANQEARKDDFNPDKLSIGDEVLQKQSPAFTDSATGNTEPTSSKCTSNMETIFSPILESIDLYNNGGSDDLYVPQLDSEDSDDCSRSSCEHQACNISDVYLSDMIFSGAPSGNDSQFDNRADTDFLPDYKFDESSLLCDLTEEYMALPFLGGNLDTGHDFDGKPPQQNIDSDNSSLYMAIHQLKPCSQDSQLNTYSDQDYDCFDPQMYIRSLPDQPDVAFSLLPTRVSNEKQSKQITLVLDLDETLVHSTLEHCDDADFTFSVFFNMKEHTVYVRERPHLHTFLRRVADMFEIIVFTASQSIYASQLLDILDPEGTLISKRAYRESCIFSEGSYTKDLTVLGVDLAKVAIIDNSPQVFRLQVNNGIPIKSWFDDPSDCALISMLPFLESLVDADDVRPIIARKFGNKE, from the exons ATGCcatcattaaaaatgaaaacaaccaCAGGCTGTTTGAAGGAAAAGGTAAGTCTTCATGTGTGTCGAAAGTCCAGTGTGATTTCCAAGAGCCCTCTTTCTCGTGCCAGAATTCCTCAAGATGCAGAAGCCCTTATATGCACTCAAAGCAACCAGGATG TTCATGATGCAGTACATGCACATGATCTTGGAAGGGATGAGGCCATCCAAGATCTTGGAGGGAATGAGGCCAACCAAGAAGCTAGAAAGGATGATTTCAACCCCGATAAGTTGTCTATTGGAGACGAAGTTCTCCAGAAACAGTCGCCAGCTTTCACAGATTCAGCTACTGGAAATACA GAACCTACATCATCCAAATGCACCTCAAACATGGaaaccattttttctcctatCCTGGAGTCAATTGATTTATACAATAATGGAG GAAGTGATGATCTATATGTACCACAGTTGGATAGTGAAGACAGTGATGATTGCAGCAGAAGTTCATGTGAACATCAAGCATGCAATATATCAGATGTCTACCTCTCTGACATGATTTTTTCAGGAGCACCAAGTGGAAACGATTCCCAATTTGATAACAGAGCAGATACAGATTTCTTACCTGATTATAAGTTTGACGAGTCTAGTTTACTTTGTGATCTGACCGAGGAATACATGGCATTGCCTTTCCTGGGGGGAAATTTAGATACTGGGCATGACTTTGATGGCAAACCGCCCCAACAAAACATTGATTCTGATAACTCCAGCTTGTACATGGCAATCCATCAATTGAAACCTTGCAGCCAGGATTCTCAACTAAATACTTATAGTGACCAAGATTATGATTGCTTTGACCCACAAATGTATATAAGAAGTCTTCCGGACCAGCCGGATGTGGCATTTTCCTTGTTGCCAACCAGAGTGTCAAATGAGAAGCAAAGTAAACAGATTACTTTAGTACTTGACTTGGATG AAACACTAGTCCACTCTACATTGGAGCACTGTGATGATGCGGACTTCACATTTTCTGTGTTCTTCAACATGAAAGAACATACTGTGTATGTTAGAGAGAGGCCCCATCTCCACACATTTCTTAGAAGAGTGGCTGATATGTTTGAAATCATAGTGTTCACTGCTAGTCAAAGCATTTATGCGAGCCAACTGTTAGATATCCTTGATCCTGAAGGCACACTTATATCAAAACGAGCTTATCGGGAATCATGCATCTTTTCAGAGGGAAGTTACACAAAAGACTTGACGGTATTGGGTGTCGATCTTGCTAAAGTTGCTATTATTGATAATTCCCCTCAG gTCTTCAGGTTGCAAGTGAATAACGGTATTCCTATTAAGAGTTGGTTTGACGACCCATCAGATTGCGCGTTGATTTCCATGCTACCATTTTTGGAGTCTTTGGTTGATGCAGATGACGTACGACCCATCATTGCTAGGAAATTTGGTAACAAGGAATAA
- the LOC125191741 gene encoding uncharacterized protein LOC125191741 isoform X1: protein MKSTSVICSSNSFSRSIDSIDAHQFTFFQRKKSNSSPNFAFTRKLPSLSLHIRPPSDFISRSTDALELVQTSSSASEFVETGYIFGVHGFQGEVRVKANTDFPELRFSKPGTRWLKQQASGSETIQEIELVDGRGHPGQSWLVKFNNINSAEEARKLVGSTILVRDDDRPELEEGDFYTHDLIGMKVILKESGEPIGTVVNIFNSGASDLLHVKLTSSRKIPDQTEKTGEGDSGPLVWVPFVEEIVPTVDVEKREMLITPPKGLLELNIRSDMRSKKERRELEWKERKKFQRRLIAAKKKLCEMEQQHVFHGFRYGEKDQRSSLANEIVTVNSKLLRQALEYIGIPSTRLDLHQILATVPRSNRLKVPDNPSSNGTGVLPDPYCTLQRAGCEMISNGKVAIVLILEDIEGTEGTSNNNLVDSVGNESANPLLKALLDDNSRFPKIEDRSAVPLLLVGSTGSISYCQEFFSDHDYFAFDPQKVWFLEEEKLPLVSSSVAEDGKHKILMKSPWEFLQRPIGSAGVISLLSSQDSLLDELGELGVEYVQVRKINQEHKSDHALAGLVDSCKANVGLQVFKDMASEENLDVMLSMSFLRKLVKQVNKLQFEGVEGCNSYVEKVEKEWVDVTPTTPNSYEFRSSIYWCLDAATKNKICVLYPSDY from the exons ATGAAGTCCACTTCTGTTATCTGTTCTTCAAATTCATTCTCTCGCTCAATAGATTCAATCGATGCTCACCAATTTACATTcttccaaagaaaaaagagCAATTCAAGCCCTAATTTTGCGTTTACCCGTAAACTACCATCGCTTTCCTTGCATATACGCCCTCCGTCCGACTTCATTTCTCGTTCTACTG ATGCTCTTGAGCTCGTCCAGACTAGTTCATCTGCTTCAGAGTTTGTCGAAACTGGCTATATCTTTGGTGTTCATGGTTTCCAAGGGGAGGTTCGGGTTAAAGCGAACACAGACTTTCCTGAGCTGCGGTTCTCCAAG CCAGGAACTAGATGGTTGAAGCAGCAAGCATCAGGAAGTGAGACTATTCAAGAAATTGAACTGGTGGATGGCAGAGGTCACCCTGGACAAAGTTGGCTTGTAAAATTTAACAACATCAATTCAGCGGAAGAG GCACGAAAACTAGTTGGGTCAACCATATTGGTGAGAGATGATGATAGACCTGAGCTAGAAGAAGGAGATTTCTACACTCATGATCTTATTGGCATGAAAGTCATTCTTAAG GAATCAGGGGAACCAATTGGAACTGTTGTTAATATATTCAACAGCGGAGCAAGCGATCTTTTGCATGTCAAGCTGACTTCATCTAGAAAGATTCCAGACCAGACAGAAAAAACTGGGGAAGGTGATTCTGGCCCATTAGTTTGGGTTCCatttgttgaagaaattgTCCCAACTGTTGATGtggaaaaaagagaaatgttgATTACACCACCTAAGGGGCTCCTGGAGTTAAATATTCGCTCTGATATGAGGAGCAAGAAAGAAAGGCGTGAGCTG GAatggaaagagagaaaaaaattccAAAGACGCTTGATAGCCGCCAAAAAGAAACTATGTGAAATGGAACAGCAACACGTGTTTCATGGTTTTAGATATGGAGAAAAGGACCAGAGGAGCTCACTTGCGAATGAAATAGTAActgtaaattcaaaattgcTACGACAGGCTCTGGAATATATTGGAATCCCGTCAACAAG GCTGGATTTACACCAAATTTTGGCCACGGTGCCAAGATCAAACAGACTGAAGGTACCTGATAATCCCAGTTCAAACGGTACAGGAGTACTGCCTGATCCATACTGCACACTACAAAGAGCGGGATGTGAAATGATTTCTAATGGGAAAGTTGCAATAGTTTTGATATTGGAGGACATTGAGGGGACTGAAGGGACTTCCAACAACAATCTTGTTGATTCTGTGGGAAATGAAAGTGCGAATCCACTTTTAAAGGCATTGCTAGATGATAACTCAAGATTTCCTAAG ATCGAAGACCGCTCAGCTGTGCCTCTGCTATTGGTGGGTTCTACTGGTTCAATCAGTTATTGCCAAGAGTTTTTTTCAGACCATGACTACTTTGCATTTGACCCCCAGAAG GTCTGGTTTCTGGAAGAAGAAAAGCTTCCTCTTGTTAGTAGCTCAGTTGCAGAAGATGGCAAGCATAAAATCCTAATGAAGTCACCATGGGAGTTTCTCCAGAGACCAATCGGATCTGCAGGCGTGATCAGCCTGCTTTCGTCCCAGGACTCGTTACTAGATGAACTAGGCGAACTGGGTGTGGAGTACGTCCAA GTCCGCAAGATCAACCAAGAACACAAGAGCGACCACGCCCTAGCCGGCCTTGTTGATTCGTGCAAAGCAAATGTGGGGCTGCAGGTCTTCAAAGACATGGCATCGGAAGAGAATTTAGATGTGATGCTGTCCATGAGCTTCTTGAGGAAGTTGGTGAAACAGGTAAACAAGCTGCAGTTTGAAGGCGTTGAGGGCTGCAATTCATATGTGGAGAAGGTTGAGAAAGAGTGGGTCGATGTTACACCAACAACTCCCAATTCTTATGAGTTTCGTTCTTCGATATATTGGTGCTTGGATGCTGctactaaaaacaaaatttgtgtCTTGTATCCATCTGATTACTAG
- the LOC125192879 gene encoding PLASMODESMATA CALLOSE-BINDING PROTEIN 1-like has product MARFMETRTLANAMFLLLFVFVISDASITENQEGRNLDYQEDESFFSPLTVATERDDSQGDIPIVNPTTPGTTPIVNPNGPSPPFTGGGIGPIPTTPTGPTPTFPAGPTPTVPTGPTPTFPAGPTPTAPTGPMPTIPTGPTPTMSGGGSWCIASPSASQTALQVALDYACGYGGTDCSALQQGGSCYEPNTVHDHASYAFNNYYQKNPAPTSCVFGGAAQLTNTDPSHGSCKFASSSSTPTTPQTPPTMMTPIIPMTPTVPMTPTVPMTPPSTTTTGGNGGFDSTGNDYGSEPTGTPSRAGTLSANLVLFITMICLMLSVTVANHF; this is encoded by the exons ATGGCAAGATTCATGGAGACGAGAACACTTGCCAATGCCATGTTCCTTCTCCTCTTTGTTTTTGTCATCTCAG ATGCAAGCATTACAGAAAACCAAGAAGGAAGAAACCTAGACTACCAAGAAGACGAATCCTTCTTTTCACCTCTCACGGTAGCCACAGAGAGAGACGACAGCCAAGGGGATATTCCTATCGTGAATCCCACAACACCTGGCACGACTCCAATCGTAAACCCGAACGGCCCGTCACCGCCATTCACCGGCGGAGGAATCGGGCCGATTCCGACAACTCCAACGGGACCGACCCCGACTTTTCCGGCAGGACCAACTCCAACTGTTCCAACAGGGCCGACCCCAACTTTTCCAGCAGGACCCACCCCGACTGCTCCAACCGGACCGATGCCAACCATTCCGACTGGACCAACACCGACAATGTCAGGAGGAGGCTCGTGGTGCATTGCCAGTCCCTCTGCTTCCCAGACTGCTCTACAGGTGGCGCTGGACTATGCTTGTGGCTATGGTGGAACAGATTGTTCAGCACTTCAACAGGGCGGGAGTTGCTATGAGCCAAACACGGTTCACGATCACGCCTCCTACGCCTTCAACAACTACTACCAGAAAAACCCAGCTCCTACAAGCTGTGTTTTTGGAGGAGCAGCACAGCTCACAAATACTGACCCAA GTCATGGAAGCTGCAAATTTGCATCTTCGTCCAGCACTCCGACAACACCACAAACACCACCAACCATGATGACCCCTATAATTCCTATGACACCAACAGTTCCTATGACACCAACAGTTCCAATGACACCACCCAG CACTACTACAACAGGAGGAAATGGTGGTTTCGACTCAACAGGCAACGATTATGGTTCAGAACCGACGGGAACCCCCAGTCGAGCAGGAACCTTATCTGCCAACCTAGTACTGTTCATCACCATGATCTGTCTCATGTTGTCAGTTACAGTAGCCAACCATTTCTAG
- the LOC125191741 gene encoding UDP-N-acetylhexosamine pyrophosphorylase-like protein 1 isoform X2 has protein sequence MKVILKESGEPIGTVVNIFNSGASDLLHVKLTSSRKIPDQTEKTGEGDSGPLVWVPFVEEIVPTVDVEKREMLITPPKGLLELNIRSDMRSKKERRELEWKERKKFQRRLIAAKKKLCEMEQQHVFHGFRYGEKDQRSSLANEIVTVNSKLLRQALEYIGIPSTRLDLHQILATVPRSNRLKVPDNPSSNGTGVLPDPYCTLQRAGCEMISNGKVAIVLILEDIEGTEGTSNNNLVDSVGNESANPLLKALLDDNSRFPKIEDRSAVPLLLVGSTGSISYCQEFFSDHDYFAFDPQKVWFLEEEKLPLVSSSVAEDGKHKILMKSPWEFLQRPIGSAGVISLLSSQDSLLDELGELGVEYVQVRKINQEHKSDHALAGLVDSCKANVGLQVFKDMASEENLDVMLSMSFLRKLVKQVNKLQFEGVEGCNSYVEKVEKEWVDVTPTTPNSYEFRSSIYWCLDAATKNKICVLYPSDY, from the exons ATGAAAGTCATTCTTAAG GAATCAGGGGAACCAATTGGAACTGTTGTTAATATATTCAACAGCGGAGCAAGCGATCTTTTGCATGTCAAGCTGACTTCATCTAGAAAGATTCCAGACCAGACAGAAAAAACTGGGGAAGGTGATTCTGGCCCATTAGTTTGGGTTCCatttgttgaagaaattgTCCCAACTGTTGATGtggaaaaaagagaaatgttgATTACACCACCTAAGGGGCTCCTGGAGTTAAATATTCGCTCTGATATGAGGAGCAAGAAAGAAAGGCGTGAGCTG GAatggaaagagagaaaaaaattccAAAGACGCTTGATAGCCGCCAAAAAGAAACTATGTGAAATGGAACAGCAACACGTGTTTCATGGTTTTAGATATGGAGAAAAGGACCAGAGGAGCTCACTTGCGAATGAAATAGTAActgtaaattcaaaattgcTACGACAGGCTCTGGAATATATTGGAATCCCGTCAACAAG GCTGGATTTACACCAAATTTTGGCCACGGTGCCAAGATCAAACAGACTGAAGGTACCTGATAATCCCAGTTCAAACGGTACAGGAGTACTGCCTGATCCATACTGCACACTACAAAGAGCGGGATGTGAAATGATTTCTAATGGGAAAGTTGCAATAGTTTTGATATTGGAGGACATTGAGGGGACTGAAGGGACTTCCAACAACAATCTTGTTGATTCTGTGGGAAATGAAAGTGCGAATCCACTTTTAAAGGCATTGCTAGATGATAACTCAAGATTTCCTAAG ATCGAAGACCGCTCAGCTGTGCCTCTGCTATTGGTGGGTTCTACTGGTTCAATCAGTTATTGCCAAGAGTTTTTTTCAGACCATGACTACTTTGCATTTGACCCCCAGAAG GTCTGGTTTCTGGAAGAAGAAAAGCTTCCTCTTGTTAGTAGCTCAGTTGCAGAAGATGGCAAGCATAAAATCCTAATGAAGTCACCATGGGAGTTTCTCCAGAGACCAATCGGATCTGCAGGCGTGATCAGCCTGCTTTCGTCCCAGGACTCGTTACTAGATGAACTAGGCGAACTGGGTGTGGAGTACGTCCAA GTCCGCAAGATCAACCAAGAACACAAGAGCGACCACGCCCTAGCCGGCCTTGTTGATTCGTGCAAAGCAAATGTGGGGCTGCAGGTCTTCAAAGACATGGCATCGGAAGAGAATTTAGATGTGATGCTGTCCATGAGCTTCTTGAGGAAGTTGGTGAAACAGGTAAACAAGCTGCAGTTTGAAGGCGTTGAGGGCTGCAATTCATATGTGGAGAAGGTTGAGAAAGAGTGGGTCGATGTTACACCAACAACTCCCAATTCTTATGAGTTTCGTTCTTCGATATATTGGTGCTTGGATGCTGctactaaaaacaaaatttgtgtCTTGTATCCATCTGATTACTAG
- the LOC125192877 gene encoding carboxyl-terminal-processing peptidase 1, chloroplastic isoform X1: MVRLLLCNSSLSPLSPPPPPPTKLELVIPPLSNSIPISNSDYSQRIPSISQAFSSTLISLALSLGLFCASPSHSTALEPVPPQQELICREFDDYVDDKSTGEAVTNEEIVEEAWQIVNDSFLETGRHRWSPDSWLKKKEDVLGSSIQSRSRAHDIIRRMLASLGDPYTRFLPPADFAKMARYDMSGIGINLREIPDENGKVRLRVLGLLLDGPAHIAGIKQGDELLAINGVDVIGKSAFEASSMLQGPSETFVDVTVKHGNCGPVQSVKVQRQSVAKSPVFYRLEQVKNGQRTVGYVRLKEFNALARKDLVTAMRRLQDMGASYFVLDLRDNLGGLVQAGIEIAKLFLDKGQTVTYTVGRDPLSVKNIVTESSPLFSAPVIVLVNKNTASASEIVATALHDNCKAVLVGERTYGKGLIQSVFELNDGSGVVVTIGKYVTPNHMDINGNGVDPDFRNFPAWNEVARYLSSCHKPQEG, from the exons ATGGTGAGGCTTCTACTCTGCAACTCCTCACTATCGCCACTCTCCcctccaccaccgccgccgacGAAGCTAGAACTCGTAATTCCTCCGCTCAGTAACTCCATCCCGATAAGCAATTCAGATTATTCGCAGAGGATTCCGTCAATTTCGCAGGCATTTAGCTCTACTCTGATCTCCCTAGCACTCTCCCTAGGGCTTTTCTGCGCGTCTCCGTCGCATTCAACCGCCCTAGAACCAGTTCCTCCGCAGCAAGAGCTGATTTGCCGCGAATTCGATGATTACGTGGATGATAAATCGACGGGGGAAGCGGTGACGAATGAGGAAATCGTGGAAGAGGCGTGGCAAATTGTGAACGATAGTTTCCTCGAGACGGGGCGGCACCGGTGGTCTCCTGATTCGTGGCTT aagaagaaggaggatGTTTTAGGCAGCTCGATTCAGTCGCGATCAAGAGCGCACGATATCATTAGACGGATGTTGGCGAGCTTGGGAGACCCCTACACGCGTTTTCTCCCTCCCGCTGAT TTCGCCAAGATGGCAAGGTATGATATGTCTGGAATTGGGATAAACCTGAGGGAAATTCcagatgaaaatggaaaggTGAGATTGAGGGTGTTAGGACTTCTTCTGGATGGCCCTGCCCACATTGCTGGGATTAAACAG GGTGATGAACTCCTGGCTATTAATGGAGTGGATGTGATAGGAAAATCAGCATTCGAAGCATCATCAATGTTACAAGGACCCAGTGAAACATTTGTTGATGTCACG gtcaAGCATGGGAACTGTGGGCCTGTACAATCAGTGAAGGTGCAGAGGCAATCTGTTGCCAAGTCTCCAGTTTTTTACAGGTTGGAACAGGTTAAGAATGGGCAACGTACTGTTGGTTACGTTCGCCTAAAAGAGTTCAATGCTTTGGCCAGGAAAGATTTGGTTACAG CAATGAGAAGACTTCAAGACATGGGTGCTTCTTACTTTGTCCTGGATCTTAGAGATAATCTTGGTGGACTAGTGCAG GCTGGCATTGAAATTGCAAAACTTTTCCTTGACAAAGGACAAACA GTGACTTACACAGTTGGTAGGGATCCACTATCCGTGAAGAATATTGTCACTGAAAGTTCGCCTTTATTTAGTGCACCTGTTATT GTCTTGGTGAACAAAAATACAGCCAGTGCAAGTGAAATT GTTGCCACTGCGCTTCATGATAACTGTAAAGCTGTGCTTGTGGGTGAAAGGACATATGGAAAG GGCTTGATCCAATCTGTTTTTGAGCTCAACGATGGGTCTGGCGTGGTGGTAACCATTGGGAAGTATGTCACACCAAATCATATGGACATTAATGGCAATGGAGTTGATCCTGATTTTCGCAACTTTCCTG CATGGAATGAAGTCGCCAGATACCTGTCTTCTTGCCACAAACCACAAGAAGGATGA
- the LOC125192877 gene encoding carboxyl-terminal-processing peptidase 1, chloroplastic isoform X2, with translation MARYDMSGIGINLREIPDENGKVRLRVLGLLLDGPAHIAGIKQGDELLAINGVDVIGKSAFEASSMLQGPSETFVDVTVKHGNCGPVQSVKVQRQSVAKSPVFYRLEQVKNGQRTVGYVRLKEFNALARKDLVTAMRRLQDMGASYFVLDLRDNLGGLVQAGIEIAKLFLDKGQTVTYTVGRDPLSVKNIVTESSPLFSAPVIVLVNKNTASASEIVATALHDNCKAVLVGERTYGKGLIQSVFELNDGSGVVVTIGKYVTPNHMDINGNGVDPDFRNFPAWNEVARYLSSCHKPQEG, from the exons ATGGCAAGGTATGATATGTCTGGAATTGGGATAAACCTGAGGGAAATTCcagatgaaaatggaaaggTGAGATTGAGGGTGTTAGGACTTCTTCTGGATGGCCCTGCCCACATTGCTGGGATTAAACAG GGTGATGAACTCCTGGCTATTAATGGAGTGGATGTGATAGGAAAATCAGCATTCGAAGCATCATCAATGTTACAAGGACCCAGTGAAACATTTGTTGATGTCACG gtcaAGCATGGGAACTGTGGGCCTGTACAATCAGTGAAGGTGCAGAGGCAATCTGTTGCCAAGTCTCCAGTTTTTTACAGGTTGGAACAGGTTAAGAATGGGCAACGTACTGTTGGTTACGTTCGCCTAAAAGAGTTCAATGCTTTGGCCAGGAAAGATTTGGTTACAG CAATGAGAAGACTTCAAGACATGGGTGCTTCTTACTTTGTCCTGGATCTTAGAGATAATCTTGGTGGACTAGTGCAG GCTGGCATTGAAATTGCAAAACTTTTCCTTGACAAAGGACAAACA GTGACTTACACAGTTGGTAGGGATCCACTATCCGTGAAGAATATTGTCACTGAAAGTTCGCCTTTATTTAGTGCACCTGTTATT GTCTTGGTGAACAAAAATACAGCCAGTGCAAGTGAAATT GTTGCCACTGCGCTTCATGATAACTGTAAAGCTGTGCTTGTGGGTGAAAGGACATATGGAAAG GGCTTGATCCAATCTGTTTTTGAGCTCAACGATGGGTCTGGCGTGGTGGTAACCATTGGGAAGTATGTCACACCAAATCATATGGACATTAATGGCAATGGAGTTGATCCTGATTTTCGCAACTTTCCTG CATGGAATGAAGTCGCCAGATACCTGTCTTCTTGCCACAAACCACAAGAAGGATGA
- the LOC125196266 gene encoding cold-regulated 413 inner membrane protein 2, chloroplastic-like, with the protein MLLLSLSTSSISSNCVSRIISPNSHQIRALCRVSPQLKRQQPLTGLCYNPLRASVMAKRGRRFGAVCYSSPLSPANLQWISAVSTAILMIVKGTAIHKSFLVPLFALQAPGSIVSWMKGEYGMWTAFLALLVRLFFHIPGELELPFITFLLVIVAPYQIMRLRGTQEGVILSLIIAAYLAFLHFSRAGSLAKSFNQDSIPATMATICIVLVPCLLLI; encoded by the exons ATGCTTctgctttctctctctacctcCTCTATCTCCAGCAACTGTGTCTCCCGCATCATTTCCCCCAATTCTCATCAAATCAGAGCTCTTTGCCGTGTTTCCCCGCAACTTAAACGCCAACAACCGCTCACTGGTCTCTGCTACAATCCACTACG AGCGTCGGTGATGGCGAAGAGAGGTCGTCGATTTGGTGCGGTTTGTTACTCTTCGCCGCTTTCTCCCGCGAATCTCCAGTGGATCTCTGCTGTTTCCACTGC AATACTGATGATAGTTAAGGGGACGGCTATCCACAAATCCTTTCTTGTGCCTTTATTTGCGCTGCAAGCACCCGGAAGCATCGTCTCATGGATGAA GGGTGAGTATGGCATGTGGACTGCTTTCTTGGCCCTTCTCGTTCGCCTGTTCTTCCATATCCCTG GGGAGTTGGAGCTGCCatttataacatttttgtTGGTGATTGTGGCTCCCTACCAAATTATGAGGCTTAG AGGAACCCAAGAAGGTGTAATTCTTTCATTGATAATAGCAGCTTATCTGGCATTCCTGCATTTTTCTAGAGCGGGCAGCTTGGCAAAATCTTTTAATCAAGATTCAATCCCTGCCACCATGGCTACCATCTGTATTGTCCTCGTGCCGTGCTTGCTTTTAATCTAG